The following proteins are encoded in a genomic region of Pyrus communis chromosome 11, drPyrComm1.1, whole genome shotgun sequence:
- the LOC137709392 gene encoding CBL-interacting serine/threonine-protein kinase 5-like: MLGKEYGDEQKQLSPKSQRNILFDKYEMGRLLGQGTFAKVYHGKNLATKENVAIKVINKDHIKKEGLMEQIKREIYIMHLVRHPHIVQLKEVMATKTKIFFVMEHVKGGELFARVSKGKLKEDMARKYFRQLVSAVEFCHSRGVSHRDLKPENLLLDENGDLKVSDFGLSALPEQLWSDGMLHTQCGTPAYVAPEILRKKGYDGAKADIWSCGVVLFVFLAGYLPFQDENLMRTYSKVFKADYEFPPWISMDARCLIKKLLVVDPGRRISFQQIMRNPWFRKGSSFAKSIASSNSIEDDENGKGEKIGNLGRTRSGNIRTPPFLNAFEFISSMSEGFDLSNMFETKRKSGSMFTSKCSASTIMAKLQVVAERLNFRVACEKEFTVKLQGKKEGRKGKLAVTAELYQVAAEVAVVEFSQLAGDTLEYTKFCEEDVRPALKDIVWTWQGEENECSQKKVAKHNCH; this comes from the coding sequence ATGCTGGGAAAGGAGTACGGAGACGAGCAAAAGCAGTTGAGTCCCAAGTCACAAAGAAACATTCTATTTGACAAGTATGAGATGGGAAGGCTTCTAGGCCAAGGCACCTTTGCCAAAGTCTACCATGGCAAAAACCTCGCCACGAAAGAAAATGTAGCCATCAAAGTGATAAACAAAGACCACATCAAGAAAGAAGGTCTAATGGAGCAAATAAAGCGCGAAATTTATATCATGCACTTAGTCCGGCATCCCCACATTGTCCAATTAAAAGAAGTCATGGCCACAAAAACAAAGATCTTCTTCGTCATGGAGCATGTAAAAGGAGGTGAACTGTTTGCCAGGGTATCTAAAGGAAAGCTCAAGGAGGACATGGCAAGAAAGTACTTTCGACAACTCGTAAGCGCTGTTGAATTTTGCCATAGTCGTGGCGTATCACATCGCGACCTGAAGCCTGaaaatcttcttttggacgaaaATGGAGACTTAAAAGTCTCCGATTTCGGGTTGTCAGCGTTGCCAGAGCAGCTTTGGAGTGATGGTATGCTCCACACGCAATGTGGCACGCCGGCTTACGTGGCACCTGAGATTTTGAGGAAAAAAGGATATGATGGAGCCAAGGCTGATATATGGTCTTGTGGGGTTGTTCTCTTCGTTTTTCTTGCCGGGTACTTACCATTTCAGGATGAGAATTTGATGAGAACTTATAGCAAGGTTTTCAAGGCAGATTATGAATTTCCGCCATGGATTTCTATGGACGCAAGGTGTTTGATCAAAAAGCTTTTGGTTGTTGACCCGGGAAGAAGGATTTCCTTTCAGCAAATAATGAGGAACCCTTGGTTTCGAAAGGGTTCCAGTTTTGCTAAGTCAATTGCATCTTCAAATTCCATTGAAGATGATGAAAATGGAAAGGGCGAGAAAATTGGAAATTTGGGTAGGACAAGAAGTGGTAATATTCGTACTCCGCCATTTTTAAATGCATTCGAGTTCATATCATCAATGTCAGAGGGATTCGACTTGTCGAACATGTTTGAGACCAAGAGGAAATCAGGGTCCATGTTTACGTCCAAGTGCTCCGCCTCCACGATCATGGCGAAGCTGCAGGTGGTAGCTGAGAGGTTGAATTTCAGAGTGGCATGTGAAAAGGAATTTACTGTGAAGTTGCAGGGGAAAAAGGAGGGGAGGAAGGGGAAGTTGGCAGTGACAGCGGAGTTGTATCAGGTGGCGGCGGAGGTGGCGGTGGTGGAGTTTTCACAATTGGCTGGGGACACTCTTGAATACACCAAGTTTTGCGAGGAGGATGTGAGGCCAGCACTGAAGGACATTGTTTGGACTTGGCAAGGTGAGGAAAATGAATGTTCACAAAAGAAAGTTGCAAAACATAACTGCCATTAA
- the LOC137708604 gene encoding metal transporter Nramp1 translates to MAAASTASAQPQFIASTGNRSFSNAPLIEDTDTEQIVVPDKTSWKNLFAYMGPGFLVSIAYIDPGNFETDLQSGAQYKYGLLWIILVASCAALVIQSLAANLGVVTGKHLAEHCRAEYPRVTNFILWVLAEISVVACDIPEVIGTAFALNMLFNVPIWIGVLLTGLSTLILLALQQYGVRKLEFLIAFLVLTIAGCFLAELGYAKPDATEILDGLFVPQLKGNGATGLAISLLGAMVMPHNLFLHSALVLSRKIPRSVRGIREACRFYMIESGFALMVAFLINVSIISVSGAVCNSPDLNAENKMNCQDLDLNKASFLLRNVLGRWSSKLFAVALLASGQSSTITGTYAGQYVMQGFLDLRLKPWLRNFLTRCLAIVPSLIVAVIGGSAGAGQLIIIASMILSFALPFALIPLLKFTSCKTKMGTHANSTAISALTWIIGSLMMAINLYYLMSRFIKLLLHSHFKVVGIVFLGILGFSGMGLYLAGIAYLVFRKNKEATHLLALTTPESRQTETGQQGPGSMYHLEREDIMSMQLPQKRSTEDID, encoded by the exons ATGGCTGCGGCCAGTACGGCTTCTGCGCAGCCACAGTTCATTGCAAGCACTGGAAACCGAAGCTTCTCTAATGCACCGCTCATTGAGGACACAGATACTGAACAAATTGTTGTTCCTGAT AAGACAAGCTGGAAAAATCTCTTTGCCTACATGGGTCCagggtttcttgtttcaattgCGTATATAGATCCTGGGAATT TTGAGACAGATTTGCAGTCAGGGGCGCAGTACAAGTATGGG CTACTCTGGATAATATTAGTTGCTTCATGTGCTGCTCTCGTCATTCAGTCCCTTGCAGCCAATCTCGGGGTAGTCACAG GAAAGCATTTAGCAGAGCACTGTAGAGCGGAATATCCTAGAGTAACGAACTTCATTCTTTGGGTTCTTGCTGAGATTTCTGTAGTTGCATGTGACATTCCTGAAG TGATTGGAACTGCCTTTGCATTGAACATGCTCTTCAACGTACCCATATGGATTGGCGTACTTCTGACAGGACTTAGTACATTGATTCTTCTGGCATTACAGCAATATGGG GTTAGGAAACTTGAATTCTTGATTGCATTTCTTGTACTCACAATTGCTGGATGCTTCTTGGCTGAGCTTGGCTACGCAAAACCTGACGCTACTGAAATTTTGGATGGGCTTTTTGTTCCCCAACTCAAAGGAAATGGTGCTACTGGTCTTGCAATTTCTCTTCTTGGTGCTATGGTTATGCC GCACAATCTCTTCCTCCACTCTGCATTGGTGCTTTCTAGGAAAATACCACGATCCGTCCGTGGCATCAGA GAAGCATGCAGATTTTATATGATAGAAAGTGGCTTTGCTCTCATGGTGGCATTCCTAATAAATGTATCCATTATTTCTGTAAGTGGTGCAGTTTGCAATTCCCCAGATTTGAATGCTGAAAATAAGATGAACTGCCAGGACTTGGATTTGAATAAAGCCTCCTTTTTACTAAGA aATGTTTTAGGTAGATGGAGTTCCAAGCTTTTTGCTGTAGCATTGCTTGCATCAGGTCAAAGTTCTACTATAACAGGAACATATGCGGGGCAATATGTTATGCAG GGGTTTCTTGATTTACGACTGAAGCCATGGCTTCGAAACTTTTTAACCAGATGCTTGGCAATAGTCCCTAGTTTGATTGTTGCAGTCATTGGCGGTTCTGCTGGGGCTGGACAGCTGATTATTATTGCATCA ATGATTTTATCATTTGCGCTGCCTTTCGCTCTTATTCCACTGCTTAAGTTCACAAGTTGCAAGACCAAGATGGGGACACATGCCAACTCTACTGCG ATTTCAGCTCTCACTTGGATCATTGGTTCTCTGATGATGGCCATAAATTTATACTACCTGATGAGTAGATTTATCAAGTTGCTTCTTCACAGCCACTTCAAAGTTGTGGGCATTGTCTTTCTTGGAATATTAGGATTCTCTGGTATGGGATTGTATTTGGCTGGCATCGCGTATCTGGTGTTCCGTAAAAACAAGGAGGCTACGCATCTTTTGGCCCTAACAACGCCTGAAAGTAGGCAAACGGAAACTGGGCAGCAGGGTCCTGGATCGATGTATCATCTCGAAAGAGAAGACATTATGAGCATGCAGCTGCCTCAGAAGAGGTCTACCGAAGATATCGACTGA